The Geobacter sp. genome has a window encoding:
- a CDS encoding methyltransferase domain-containing protein, whose product MSLESHADLRGAVALAHSYLLERVRPGDRVVDATCGNGNDTLLLARLVGEQGRVWAFDIQEEALHATAELLDEAGCRQQVKLFAMGHERMADVVAEPLKAVVFNLGYLPGGDKACVTRPVTTVAALEAACQLVAPGGVILVALYPGHPGGAEECAAVEGWGAELMPHLFNVWLHRQLNRPDTAPYLLLAEKRTRPRST is encoded by the coding sequence ATGAGCCTCGAATCCCATGCGGACCTGCGCGGTGCGGTTGCCCTGGCCCACTCGTACCTTCTCGAACGGGTCAGGCCGGGAGACCGGGTGGTGGACGCTACCTGCGGCAACGGCAACGATACCCTGCTGCTGGCCCGCCTGGTGGGGGAGCAAGGGAGGGTCTGGGCCTTCGACATCCAGGAGGAGGCGCTGCACGCCACTGCAGAGCTGCTCGACGAGGCGGGCTGCCGGCAGCAGGTGAAACTCTTTGCCATGGGGCACGAGCGGATGGCCGATGTTGTTGCCGAGCCGCTCAAGGCCGTGGTCTTTAACCTGGGATATCTGCCGGGCGGTGACAAGGCGTGCGTCACCCGGCCCGTAACCACCGTGGCCGCCCTGGAAGCGGCCTGCCAGCTGGTCGCTCCGGGAGGGGTGATCCTGGTAGCCCTCTATCCGGGGCATCCGGGCGGAGCAGAGGAATGCGCCGCGGTGGAGGGATGGGGGGCGGAGCTCATGCCGCACCTCTTCAATGTCTGGCTGCATCGCCAGCTCAACCGTCCGGACACGGCCCCCTATCTGCTGCTGGCGGA